The Kordia sp. SMS9 genome window below encodes:
- a CDS encoding C40 family peptidase, which yields MQYGICNLSIVPLRAEPTDTSELVSQVLYGEHFKVLEQRKKWSRIRIAFDTYEGWIDNKQYLEITEDIYKEKDKEELILSSDLVEFVTDESLLMPIPIGSVLNSLEFLSHQHDGNTVSGIISKENIIKTSYMYLGAPYLWGGKTPFGIDCSGFTQMVYKLNGYQLLRDASQQATQGEALSFIEESEPGDLAFFDNEEGTIIHVGIIMEDNYIIHAHGKVRIDRIDHSGIFNVETHRHTHRLRVIKKII from the coding sequence ATGCAATACGGAATTTGCAATTTGAGTATTGTTCCGCTTCGTGCAGAACCAACCGATACGAGTGAACTTGTATCGCAAGTACTATATGGAGAACATTTTAAAGTATTGGAGCAACGCAAAAAATGGAGTCGCATTCGCATTGCGTTTGACACTTATGAAGGTTGGATTGACAATAAACAGTACCTAGAAATTACCGAAGACATCTATAAAGAAAAAGACAAAGAGGAGCTAATTTTATCTTCCGATTTGGTAGAATTTGTTACGGATGAATCGCTCTTAATGCCCATTCCGATTGGTTCTGTTTTAAATTCACTGGAATTTCTTTCGCACCAACATGATGGAAATACCGTAAGCGGAATTATTTCCAAAGAGAATATTATTAAAACTTCGTATATGTATTTGGGCGCTCCGTATTTGTGGGGTGGAAAAACACCTTTCGGAATCGATTGTTCAGGATTTACCCAAATGGTGTATAAGCTGAATGGTTATCAACTTTTGCGTGATGCTTCTCAGCAAGCTACACAAGGAGAAGCGTTAAGTTTTATAGAAGAAAGTGAACCTGGTGATTTGGCATTTTTTGACAATGAAGAAGGCACTATTATTCATGTGGGAATCATTATGGAGGATAATTATATCATTCACGCACACGGAAAAGTTCGGATAGATCGTATTGATCATTCAGGAATTTTTAATGTAGAGACACATCGACACACGCACAGACTTCGTGTGATTAAAAAGATTATTTAG
- a CDS encoding tetratricopeptide repeat protein: protein MKKTILIFSALLMTAFSFAQKKELKAAEKALKKENPTEAKSILEGLSGTIESAEAKYKAKYYFLKGKTYQNLADKGMDADASLKTAGEAYNKLLAFEKEQKKFEYTKEAKPNLQTMVGKLVDKAIAAQNAKDNANASSLLHTAYTLQPENKDLLYFAASNSISGKDYNTALKYYEDLKDMEYTGVKTKYFAINVATGKKEPFQDKNIRDLSVRSKSHASPTQEKTKSRLPEIVKNISWIYTNHVGDNEKALAAVEDAIKVSPDDPSLLLTKGNIYYKMGDTAKFKEIMKEIITKNPNDVDSYYNIGVISGENGDVEEARAAYRKVLELDPGYVNAAVNLSKTYLDEASEVVDKMNELGNSSADNKKFEEFQKQQISLYKESLSILEGIIVSVPDDVGILKQLKGLYSFLGEDEKFKQVKAKLAELGQ, encoded by the coding sequence ATGAAGAAAACCATTTTAATTTTTTCAGCACTGTTGATGACAGCCTTTTCTTTTGCACAAAAGAAAGAATTAAAAGCCGCTGAGAAAGCATTGAAAAAAGAGAATCCTACTGAAGCAAAAAGCATTTTGGAAGGACTTTCTGGAACAATTGAAAGCGCTGAAGCTAAATACAAAGCAAAATATTACTTTTTAAAAGGTAAAACGTACCAGAATTTAGCTGATAAAGGAATGGACGCGGACGCTTCTTTAAAAACTGCAGGTGAAGCTTATAACAAGTTACTAGCATTTGAAAAAGAGCAAAAGAAATTTGAGTATACGAAAGAAGCGAAACCAAATTTACAAACCATGGTTGGTAAATTGGTAGACAAAGCAATTGCGGCTCAAAATGCTAAAGATAATGCGAATGCATCAAGTCTTTTACATACGGCGTACACCTTACAGCCAGAAAATAAAGACTTACTTTACTTTGCTGCTTCCAATTCAATCTCAGGAAAGGATTATAATACTGCGTTAAAGTATTATGAAGACTTAAAAGACATGGAATATACGGGAGTAAAAACAAAGTATTTTGCCATCAATGTAGCCACAGGAAAAAAAGAACCTTTCCAAGACAAAAACATTAGAGATTTATCTGTTAGATCTAAATCACATGCAAGTCCTACACAAGAAAAAACGAAATCAAGATTACCAGAAATCGTAAAAAATATTTCTTGGATTTATACCAATCATGTTGGTGATAATGAAAAAGCCTTAGCGGCAGTAGAAGACGCAATCAAAGTGAGTCCAGACGATCCTTCTTTGTTATTGACCAAAGGAAATATCTACTACAAAATGGGCGATACAGCTAAGTTTAAAGAAATCATGAAAGAGATTATTACCAAAAATCCAAACGATGTAGATTCGTATTACAATATTGGAGTAATCAGTGGTGAAAATGGCGATGTAGAAGAAGCGAGAGCAGCGTACAGAAAAGTATTGGAGCTAGATCCAGGCTATGTAAATGCAGCAGTAAACTTATCCAAAACATATTTAGATGAAGCTTCTGAAGTAGTTGATAAGATGAATGAATTAGGAAATTCTTCTGCGGATAATAAGAAGTTTGAAGAGTTCCAAAAACAACAAATTTCATTATACAAAGAATCACTATCAATATTAGAAGGAATCATTGTAAGTGTACCAGACGATGTTGGCATCTTAAAGCAATTAAAAGGATTGTATTCTTTCTTAGGTGAAGATGAAAAATTCAAACAAGTAAAAGCTAAATTAGCAGAGTTAGGACAGTAA